In Carassius carassius chromosome 27, fCarCar2.1, whole genome shotgun sequence, the sequence TGGCCACTCAACCCACATCAAATAGAGACCACAATGGGGCCAATGGTTGCTTTCACTTCTGAAACAAggcctttggggggggggggggggggagatgggggttaaagaaaaaaaataaaaacaatcacaaGGCATTGTAATAGGTCAATTCTCTAACTAAACCTTCAAATAGTCACCTGCATCGGACAGTTCGCGCCCTTTCCTGCTGGAGCCACATGTGGAGTCACAGCACACGCACACCTGGTCATTGTCATCGGCAGAAAGCCATCTAATAAAAATAGATCTTTAGTCATTCAGAACACATCTTATGGTTGGAAACTTAATCAGTGTGGACATACCCATTTGCAAAGGAGCAAGCCTTGTTCTCCGGACTTATGGGTGTTGAAGCCACAACTGCTTTCAAAGCACATGTGATGTAaacctattattaaaaaaaaaaaaaaaaaaaaaaaaaacacactttagaAGTAAACGTTTTACATCCAGTGAAACAACCAGCCCTTAAGTAACAAATTACTGGATCACTACATACCCGAGCACTATTTGACTGCTGGAATCTGAAAGTCTCCAACTGGAAGTGCAGTTTGTCATTCTGAACACGGTGCATAAAACTAGAAGTTGAACCTGTAAGCTTTGCATCAACCAGGCACCTAGAGTGGAAACAGAAATGAGGTTCTGGCAACACAGGAGGTCAACAGATTAATCCCTACACACCCATGGTTCTCAATAAAGGAATATCTTGGAGTGGAGTTCACATCAGGGACCGCAGTGGCCACACAGCCATCCACAAACAAGCGCAAAGGAACATGGTTATACTGATTCACAGAAGCCTCAACTTTCAAAGACTGCCCTAGGAAGTACTCATTGGATGGCCTCTCAAATGTCCAGTCATCTGACGGGGAAGAGAAGACAAACACTTTAGAGCCCATTCTAgaacacacaaaagaaaaaaccCCACACAACCCCTACCAGTCATGAGCTTCAGTGAGAATACTAGAACATCCTCTGCAACCTTTGTAGCAGCAAAAGGAACCCAAGAGGGAGTCAAAACATTGCTGCTTACATTGTGCAacctaaaacagaaaaaaaaaaaaaaaaaaatcagtaacttGTAATGAAACAGCTTAAACTTTTTAGTACCTTGAATAGTGGCATTCGATTCCAACAGCTGCTGCATCAGTTCTTATAATGGGAGTTCCTACTAAAGCCTCAGGCGTATAAAAGAGGGTAAACGTATAGACCAGCTCACTGTCAGTCATCTGAAAAGAAATAAGTCTGAAATAACTCACTCATACTGTTGATTACtgtggtttataaaaaaaattaaaaaataactcaCATTCAGAGAGCTGCCACATGTCTGAAGCTCATACTCAAAGATAATCACTTGGGTTTCTGGATCCTCCCCTATAGCTGCACAGCCTCCTAAACTGAGGAATGAAGGATTGACCAGCTGACCAGTCCCAAAGAAGTCCTTCTTAACCTCCACATGCACAAGGCTCTCTCCACATTGTGCAGCAATACTTTGTGCAGGGGCCGGTACATGCAATGCAAGAGGAACAACTGGCTGTTGGGGTTCTTCTGGTATTACAGGAAAATGCCAGGTCAAAGGTGCCACAGGAGCCTGcattagctgtttggactgagTGCTTCCAGGTTCTTGGAGTTTCTGTAAACCTACCCCAACAGGACTCAGTACAGGTCTTGAAGGTCTAAAAGCAGCTGACGTCTGTAAACCTGCATGCTGAGGAGCTAATACTGTGGACTGTTGTTGGAATCTTATTGGAGCCTGGCTTTGTTTAAATTTTGACCATTGTGCCAAAGACAAGTCAGCTGCAATAAGCAGAAAGAATCCAACACTAACAAAATCCATCAATCCCATTTTCATGAAACTCTGAGAACCTCAGAATGCTTGTTGTGTGTCTGCTGTGCCTTTTTCTAGAGCAGGAAATTGCAATGACTCCACCCCCTTTTGACAAGCTTAATGGTTCTCCAGACTTCCTTCTTAATTACTATTCCTGCCACAAAGGAGATCACTAACAAGATTGGCTGTAGTCTATGTTGGTTTCATTAGCAAaggtatttttttgttgtttttgcttttttttcacatAGTGATTTCTTTGAATTTTTTGAGATGTGATggttaaataacacaaaaatattttgattgtgtACATATTGCTCTTGTGAGATGCAGCATATCATATGCAGTGAGAGGTACCCTGTTGGAAATAGACGTACATACACCCCAACAATGTCTATGTCTCATCACACAGTAAAGCCTCCCAATGTTAATCCACTGCCATATAAACTGCTGTGTTCTCACAGACTATGTCAActgccaaacaaacaaacaacaaaacactttCACATCCTCTACACTTCAAAACAGCTTGAAAACATTCACAGCCCACTATTAAAGTCCCTGAGTTGCAACCTTTAATATCCCATCGCTGTGGCAAAAATGAATTTGGGAAGTTAATGTGATTTTTGCATTAGCAGATTAGACACGTCTTTCATGCTCTCATTCGCATATTAGACCACAGCTAAGCACAAATAGCTTTCTCTTTGTGCTTAACCTCATAATGTCAAGAGGACCAAACTCACTTTGAATGTGGTGGGACAAGTCTTTTGTAAAAGTTTGAAAAGGAGATGAGGAGGAGGACTGGGACAATGTATAATTCTCATGCTGGTTTGATGTCACATTACAATGTGCGTTTGAGTGCTCAAGTTCAGCAGTGTCCACATAAACTCTCTGATCATCTTTTGTATGGTCAGTTTTGCATGAACGTTCCAATTAAACTTTGTATTTCGCATGGATTCTAGAAAAATTCCACATAGATGTAATGCAAGCATACAGTCATTGTAGAATTCTGGATTTTACTTGGTCAATTGAAATGAAAGTATTCAAAGTAAGCTACTTTGTAAACAACAACTTAAACTTGAAGTTATTCTATGCACTAAGGgacagtcatggcctaatggttagagagtaagacttacagtacagaccaaaagtttggacacaccttctcattcaaagagttttctttattttcatgactatgaaaattgtagattcacactaaaggcatcaaaactatgaattaacacatgtggaattatatatggaattatacataccaaaaaagtgtgaaacaactgaaaatatgtcattttctaggttcttcaaagcagccaccttttgctttgattactgctttgcacactcttggcattctcttgatgagcttcaagaggtagtcacctgaaatggtcttccaacagtcttgaaggagttccca encodes:
- the LOC132107078 gene encoding zona pellucida sperm-binding protein 3-like; the encoded protein is MKMGLMDFVSVGFFLLIAADLSLAQWSKFKQSQAPIRFQQQSTVLAPQHAGLQTSAAFRPSRPVLSPVGVGLQKLQEPGSTQSKQLMQAPVAPLTWHFPVIPEEPQQPVVPLALHVPAPAQSIAAQCGESLVHVEVKKDFFGTGQLVNPSFLSLGGCAAIGEDPETQVIIFEYELQTCGSSLNMTDSELVYTFTLFYTPEALVGTPIIRTDAAAVGIECHYSRLHNVSSNVLTPSWVPFAATKVAEDVLVFSLKLMTDDWTFERPSNEYFLGQSLKVEASVNQYNHVPLRLFVDGCVATAVPDVNSTPRYSFIENHGCLVDAKLTGSTSSFMHRVQNDKLHFQLETFRFQQSNSARVYITCALKAVVASTPISPENKACSFANGWLSADDNDQVCVCCDSTCGSSRKGRELSDAGLVSEVKATIGPIVVSI